A genomic region of Oncorhynchus mykiss isolate Arlee chromosome 2, USDA_OmykA_1.1, whole genome shotgun sequence contains the following coding sequences:
- the lysmd1 gene encoding lysM and putative peptidoglycan-binding domain-containing protein 1 produces the protein MFHGERAPLSTSGDGLVPVNRTRSYGSLVQSNLSPVRQRRIEHLVQPGETLQGLALKYGVSMEQIKRANRLYTNDSIFLKKSLSIPVLSDYNSDANSGVDVTEEDSGQVQDSASKEGSTQNGKPVNNSEKTQEGISELSPMNFLKRMDRMISQSKQAVKRCQEGEKRLTSLEACATSKTTDRRFTRSNSATVVTSPRMHQQAILGALPLTITKCTKKLREREDEIFEL, from the exons ATGTTCCACGGGGAACGGGCTCCTCTTTCAACCAGTGGAGACGGTCTAGTCCCCGTTAACCGCACGAGGTCATACGGCAGTCTTGTACAATCCAACCTTTCTCCGGTACGACAAAGACGAATTGAACACCTAGTTCAACCAGGAGAGACGCTGCAAGGACTCGCGTTGAAATATGGAGTATCT ATGGAACAAATCAAAAGAGCAAATAGACTGTACACGAATGACTCGATATTCTTAAAGAAGTCTCTTTCTATCCCTGTGCTGTCAGACTACAACAGTGATGCTAATAGTGGGGTTGATGTGACTGAGGAGGACTCAGGCCAGGTACAGGACAGTGCAAGTAAAGAAGGCTCTACTCAAAATGGGAAGCCAGTGAACAACTCTGAAAAGACACAAGAAGGCATATCAGAACTTTCTCCAATGAATTTCTTAAAAAGGATGGATCGTATGATCAGCCAGTCCAAGCAAGCTGTGAAAAGATGCCAAGAGGGAGAAAAACG ATTGACATCTTTGGAAGCTTGTGCCACCAGCAAGACAACAGACCGTCGATTTACAAGGTCAAACAGTGCCACGGTTGTCACCTCTCCCAGAATGCATCAGCAAGCCATACTTGGTGCATTGCCCCTCACCATCACCAAATGCACCAAgaaactgagagaaagagaggatgagaTCTTTGAGTTGTGA
- the scnm1 gene encoding sodium channel modifier 1 isoform X2 codes for MKNGRYTCLVCSYRPVFDTVDMLTVHRKGKRHLEGMKWFYGKKTQLKNEISKRKHENYVQAEDSQQEPSSSAPLLTQTRKLTHHALLKTVPYNSCHKKTSTKSEKESTSSIPDCDISPSSTRLLSPHQMSVETIRDTDIMSLPSSNSNTAVNQGSCPIGRNNEVCKESQPTATQESEPMTAQRRGEMEHYLKLKSAGWLQDRSGQWVKDENVEFDSDEEEPSLLPSSPPTDATEG; via the exons ATGAAAAATGGAAG ATACACCTGCCTTGTGTGTTCATACCGCCCTGTTTTTGATACAGTTGACATGCTGACAGTACACAGAAAGGGGAAAAGACATCTCGAAG GGATGAAGTGGTTTTATGGAAAGAAAACTCAACTGAAAAATGAGATATCTAAACGAAAACATGAAAACTATGTTCAAGCTGAAGATAGCCAACAG GAACCCTCTAGTTCTGCCCCCCTGTTGACACAGACACGTAAACTCACCCACCACGCCTTATTGAAGACTGTGCCATACAACAGTTGTCACAAAAAGACAAG TACAAAGTCTGAAAAAGAATCAACTAGTTCCATTCCAGACTGTGACATCAGCCCCTCCAGCACAAGACTATTATCACCACATCAAATGTCAGTGGAGACGATAAGAGATACAGACATTATGTCCTTACCCAGTTCCAACAGTAATACAGCAG TCAATCAGGGATCGTGTCCAATCGGGAGAAATAATGAAGTGTGTAAGGAGTCTCAGCCAACAGCGACCCAGGAGTCGGAACCTATGACAGCTcaaaggaggggagagatggagcaTTACCTTAAATTGAAAAG TGCGGGATGGCTGCAAGACAGGAGTGGCCAGTGGGTAAAGGATGAGAATGTGGAGTTTGATTCGGATGAAGAGGAACCCTCATtgctcccatcctctccccccacTGACGCAACAGAGGGCTGA
- the scnm1 gene encoding sodium channel modifier 1 isoform X1 — protein MSFKRDGNDQSQLNILKKRRVADLLSNFIPEDEAALMKNGRYTCLVCSYRPVFDTVDMLTVHRKGKRHLEGMKWFYGKKTQLKNEISKRKHENYVQAEDSQQEPSSSAPLLTQTRKLTHHALLKTVPYNSCHKKTSTKSEKESTSSIPDCDISPSSTRLLSPHQMSVETIRDTDIMSLPSSNSNTAVNQGSCPIGRNNEVCKESQPTATQESEPMTAQRRGEMEHYLKLKSAGWLQDRSGQWVKDENVEFDSDEEEPSLLPSSPPTDATEG, from the exons ATGTCGTTTAAAAGAGATGGCAATGATCAGAGTCAATTGAATATCCTCAAG AAACGGCGTGTTGCAGATCTCCTGTCCAATTTCATTCCAGAGGATGAGGCAGCCTTGATGAAAAATGGAAG ATACACCTGCCTTGTGTGTTCATACCGCCCTGTTTTTGATACAGTTGACATGCTGACAGTACACAGAAAGGGGAAAAGACATCTCGAAG GGATGAAGTGGTTTTATGGAAAGAAAACTCAACTGAAAAATGAGATATCTAAACGAAAACATGAAAACTATGTTCAAGCTGAAGATAGCCAACAG GAACCCTCTAGTTCTGCCCCCCTGTTGACACAGACACGTAAACTCACCCACCACGCCTTATTGAAGACTGTGCCATACAACAGTTGTCACAAAAAGACAAG TACAAAGTCTGAAAAAGAATCAACTAGTTCCATTCCAGACTGTGACATCAGCCCCTCCAGCACAAGACTATTATCACCACATCAAATGTCAGTGGAGACGATAAGAGATACAGACATTATGTCCTTACCCAGTTCCAACAGTAATACAGCAG TCAATCAGGGATCGTGTCCAATCGGGAGAAATAATGAAGTGTGTAAGGAGTCTCAGCCAACAGCGACCCAGGAGTCGGAACCTATGACAGCTcaaaggaggggagagatggagcaTTACCTTAAATTGAAAAG TGCGGGATGGCTGCAAGACAGGAGTGGCCAGTGGGTAAAGGATGAGAATGTGGAGTTTGATTCGGATGAAGAGGAACCCTCATtgctcccatcctctccccccacTGACGCAACAGAGGGCTGA
- the LOC110487143 gene encoding tropomodulin-4 produces MSKSDPRDIDEDAILKGMSPEEIEALECELLEMDPENAILPAGYRQRDQTKKSPTGAFDRDALLDHLEKTALEHEDRDDLVPFTGEKKGRAFVPKEGHGKIPDHEQITLEPELEEALKNATDAEMCDIAAILGMYTLMSNKQYYDALGTTGTIANTEGINSVVKPDAFKIFPDEPPNPTNVEETLQQIQKNDSSLFDVNLNNIKDIPIPTLKEIFEAMKGNTHVEYLSIAATRSNDPVAYAVAEMLQENTTLQSLNIESNFITCEGMNAIVKAMANNTTLTEIKIDNQRQKLGDSCEMEIATMLENNSSIVKIGYHFTQQGPRARAAIAITRNNDIIRQQRVR; encoded by the exons ATGTCAAAAAGCGACCCCCGGGACATCGACGAGGATGCCATCCTCAAAGGGATGAGCCCTGAGGAGATAGAGGCGCTGGAGTGTGAGCTGCTGGAGATGGACCCCGAG AATGCCATCCTGCCAGCCGGGTACCGCCAGCGTGACCAAACCAAGAAGAGCCCAACGGGGGCGTTTGATCGTGACGCCCTGCTGGATCACTTAGAGAAAACAGCTCTGGAGCATGAGGACAGGGACGACCTAGTGCCTTTTACTGGCGAGAAGAAAG gGAGAGCGTTTGTTCCTAAGGAGGGCCATGGAAAGATCCCCGACCATGAGCAGATCACCCTGGAGCCTGAGCTGGAGGAGGCTCTGAAGAATGCCACTGACGCTGAGATGTGTGACATCGCAG CTATTCTGGGAATGTACACACTGATGAGCAACAAGCAGTACTACGACGCATTGGGCACCACTGGTACCATCGCCAACACAGAGGGCATCAACA GCGTAGTAAAACCAGATGCATTCAAGATCTTCCCAGACGAGCCCCCCAACCCCACAAACGTGGAGGAAACCCTTCAGCAGATCCAGAAAAACGACAGCAGCCTGTTTGATGTCAACCTCAACAACATCAAG GACATTCCCATCCCAACTCTGAAAGAGATCTTTGAGGCGATGAAGGGCAACACTCACGTGGAGTATCTGAGCATTGCCGCTACCCGTAGCAACGACCCCGTGGCCTAT GCTGTTGCTGAGATGCTCCAGGAGAACACCACTCTGCAGAGTCTTAACATCGAGTCCAACTTCATCACCTGCGAGGGCATGAATGCCATCGTCAAGGCCATGGCCAACAACACCACACTGACCGAGATCAAGATTGACAACCAG AGACAGAAACTGGGGGACTCCTGTGAGATGGAGATTGCCACCATGTTGGAGAACAACTCCAGCATCGTAAAGATCGGCTACCACTTCACCCAGCAGGGGCCTCGGGCTAGAGCAGCCATCGCCATCACCAGGAACAATGACATAA TTCGTCAACAGAGAGTAAGATGA